The window AACTGATGGGCAGGGTGGAGAGACCCGTCATATCCTTAGCGTTTGCATCACAATTAACCGAGATGGGAGTCCAAAAACTCTGCGACCCTCTGCGTGACCCTCTGCAACCTCTGCGTTAAAAAACCTAATATTCCGATGCCAACGATGCGATATCACTCTAGAACCTTTGCACCCATCAACGCACTCGCTTCTTCCGGGGCCTGAGCGACTAATCGATTTTTGCTATATAAAAAGTAGTAAACAGTCGCCCCGACCAGAGCGATCGCAAGACCCAAAAGACCGGGTTGGTAGTCAGGCACAAAGCTACAAGCCACCAAAGCAAAAAGAGCGAGGCTTGCTCCAACACCCGCCCCCACAGTTCCCAATGGGCTTTTGTACGGTCTGGGTAAATCAGGCCGACTGCCCTTGAGCTTAATATAGCTAAGCATGACGAGGACATAGGAAATCAAGGCTCCAAACACAGCCGTATTCAACAGCACCGCATCGACTGACTTGTTACCTCTGTCAATCAAGATGACAAAGATTAAACCGACAACTGTACCGAGAATTAATGCCCTTTTGGGAGTAAACTCTCGACCCGTAACCGACAGCGAGTCTGGTATATATCCGGCACGGGAAAGGGAGAAGAGGATGCGTCCGTAGGCGTAAATTTGTGTCGGCAAGCTAGCCGCTAAGCCAAGAGTGAGAGAAAGCGCTGTAACAATACTACTAGTAGATCCCTTGCCAAAGTAAGCCTCCAACCCATCTCCTAGGGGTATATCTGATTTACCAATCACCTCCGCGCCACCCCCGATACCAGAGTTCAGCACCAGGGTACAAACAGAAAGAACAATCAGGGTAAACATCCCAGATATCAGTGCAGTAGGCATATTTCTACGCACATTATCGGTTTCTTCGCTAGCCAGTGGCAGCATTTCAATCGCCAGGTAAAACCAGATGGCATAAGGCAAGGCAGCAAAAACCCCCTGCCAGCCTTTCGGTAACCAAGTAGCTGATTGTCCGGGATTGGCCGGAATGTTGAACAGGAGTTCTGAGTTGAAAACACCAGCCCCCAGCATACTCAAATAGAACGTGAATAACACCATGATCGCTAACAGCGTCAGGAAAAGACTCACATTCAACGTCAGTTCCAGGCTGTGGATGGTGACCGCCATGAAAATGGAATAGGCGATCAACCACACCATAAAACTGGGTACAAAAGGAATCAAGGGCTTGATGTAGTTGCTCATACTGTAGACCAGTGCAGCCGTCGCCAGTACATACTCAAGAGTGACCACTACACCGCAAATAAAGCCCCAAAAAGGTCCAAAGGCGTTGCGAGTGAACGAGTACAAACCCCCGGAATGGGGGAGTGCGGTGGAAAGTTCCGCGAGAGAGAAGACCATGCACAGATACATGATCGCCATTAAGAAGGTAGCAATCGCTAATCCCCAGAATCCACCTGCCGCTAAACCATAGTTCCAACCATAGAAATCACCGGAGATGACAGCGCCAACCCCTAAACCCCATAACAGGAAGGGGCTAGCACTTCCTCTGAGTTGCCGCCGCCGGAGATAACTCTCATTTACACTTCTGTAAGACATCATCCCTTCAGGCTTTTGCATAGACATTCCTTCCTCTCAACTTTTTACTCCTTAACCCAAGGGCACTCACGGCTAGCAACGTTACAGCACCTCGCCATGAACTAAAGATGCGGCTGAAAACTTAAACCCATTAACACAGGACACAACCTCGATTCAGCCAAGGGAAAGCTGACTTTAGCTGTGACGCCAAACTGGATGTCAGGGTGGACGGATGAGTCATGGGGAGTCTGGTGCCAGAGGGGAGTTCTAGGCACTGAGAACCGCTACATTGACTTTTTCATGACTGTGACACTGAAAACAGGATAAAACTCTCAGTCTCTTGAAACGCTTGAGCAACTTGAGTCAATTTTGCAGTTTTTCTAAGCGGTATTAGTGATTACCAAGGATTACCAATCATCGTGAAAGCACTCCAGTAGTAAGGATGGGACAATTCGCTATTTCCTAGAGAAGCTAGAGTTGGCGGTAAGGGGAAACGACCCGTGCTTATGATCAGGTTTCCTTCCTGCAATCGTACCTCTCCTTTGAGCATCGCTAATTGAGTTCGCCGTAGGGCTTCGGCTTTAATTGGAGCCTGTTTCAATTGGTCGTAAAATTCAGCCATTAAGCCCAATGTTCCTTGGTCACTGACATACCACAAACTCCCCAAAACCGACTTCACCCCAGCTTGCACGGCTAACCCCGCAAATCCCAGTTCTATCTGTTCATCCCCTAAAGCCGTGCGACATGCACTTAAAACTAATAGTTCTACAGGCGGTTTCTTCAATACAAGTTGTCGTAATTGATCGAGGTGCAGTTGGCTATTCCAAAATTGAATATAGGACTTTCTGGGATGACTGATTTTAAACTCAGCATGGGTGGCTAAATGGATAATGCCATAGGAGGCTTCCTGACGAGCCGCTTTAAGATTTTCCAGAGTAAAAGAGTCATTGAGGTAAGATTTTCCCGACCATAACTTGCCGACAATCGTCGATAATTCCACAGGTACAGCGGGTAAGGGGCTTTGCCCCACAAATTGTGAAGCCCCCATAGCTAGAACCGAGGTATTCTTCACACTGACATAGCGAGTATCGGTGAGCGAAAGACTGGGCATTAAGCCGACGCTATATCGTTCGATGATAAAATTTTGACCATCGTGAAGCGCTGCTAAAGGGATGCTGCGTAATCCGGTGTCCATGATGTAAACCAGATTCTTGATGTTCCGCTGTTGTAAATCTTTTTCAAGAGGAGCTGTTAGCCATCGATACATCTGTTGAGCCGGAACAAGGAAGCCTGAACGGTTAGTGCGATCGCTCACTTGGCTGCGAAATTCCTGCGCCATTTGGGCAACTTCAGCTCTCGTTGCATTCACGGAGCGGCGAATGGGATTTCCTTGAGCCGTGATCAGAATCAGTTCCAAGCGCTCTTGCTGCCAAGAGGCAGCGCTAACGTTAGCGTCAGGCGTCAGGGAACGTAACAAATGGGACTGAATTTCTTCTACCCCAGCGCTTCTGTTTTCTCGCTCTGTAGTGGGGACTGGGGTAATCGTCGAGGGAACAAACACCGCATAGATCAGCGCGGGTTTAATACCCGTGGCACTCTCAACTTGGCGTAGTAGGTTACGCGCTTGGGAGAGAGTAACGGGACGAGTCTTACCCAATCCCAGCCCTTGGGCAAACTCGTCGCTCAAGGATTGATCAATCGGCAAAGCCCCTAAGTCATTATCGGGCAGCAGTGGAAGTTTCTCTAGCTCTGCTTGTACTAGAAGCTGCCCAATCGGATTGATGGTTTGTTTAGAAGTAGGAGGAGTGGAGGGTGGTTGAACAGGAGTGAGGAATGGAGTCGATACCGTGGGAACGGGAGTCGGTAAAACAGCAGGTGGATTCGGTAAAACAGCAGGTGGAGTTGGTAAAACAGCAGGTGGAGTCGGCAAAATAGCGGGTGGAGTCGGCAAAATAGCGGGTGGGTT of the Allocoleopsis franciscana PCC 7113 genome contains:
- a CDS encoding amino acid permease codes for the protein MQKPEGMMSYRSVNESYLRRRQLRGSASPFLLWGLGVGAVISGDFYGWNYGLAAGGFWGLAIATFLMAIMYLCMVFSLAELSTALPHSGGLYSFTRNAFGPFWGFICGVVVTLEYVLATAALVYSMSNYIKPLIPFVPSFMVWLIAYSIFMAVTIHSLELTLNVSLFLTLLAIMVLFTFYLSMLGAGVFNSELLFNIPANPGQSATWLPKGWQGVFAALPYAIWFYLAIEMLPLASEETDNVRRNMPTALISGMFTLIVLSVCTLVLNSGIGGGAEVIGKSDIPLGDGLEAYFGKGSTSSIVTALSLTLGLAASLPTQIYAYGRILFSLSRAGYIPDSLSVTGREFTPKRALILGTVVGLIFVILIDRGNKSVDAVLLNTAVFGALISYVLVMLSYIKLKGSRPDLPRPYKSPLGTVGAGVGASLALFALVACSFVPDYQPGLLGLAIALVGATVYYFLYSKNRLVAQAPEEASALMGAKVLE